Proteins from a genomic interval of Lolium perenne isolate Kyuss_39 chromosome 1, Kyuss_2.0, whole genome shotgun sequence:
- the LOC139833647 gene encoding probable serine/threonine-protein kinase PBL8 → MGTHGYAAPEYIMTGHLTAKSDVYSFGVVLLELLTGRRSVDKNRRGREQNLVDWARPYLHRADDRLHRIMDPGMESQYSTRAARGAAAVAHSCLQSLPKARPRMRDVVEALEPCSRRVRARARGGSSRTAPGTTSHRGVLLPGPLQNHGKAATATMADSARAWATATMHGGRQQTMAGGAAAKDGGRRRRRISSNTLSANAMRPAGWPGSGRLRRRRG, encoded by the coding sequence ATGGGCACGCACGGCTACGCCGCGCCGGAGTACATCATGACGGGCCACCTCACGGCGAAGAGCGACGTGTACAGCTTCGGCGTCGTGCTCCTGGAGCTGCTCACGGGGCGGCGCTCCGTCGACAAGAACCGCCGCGGCCGGGAGCAGAACCTCGTGGACTGGGCGCGCCCCTACCTCCACCGCGCCGACGACAGGCTGCACCGCATCATGGACCCCGGCATGGAGTCGCAGTACTCCACGCGCGCCGCGCggggcgccgccgccgtcgcgcacTCCTGCCTGCAGAGCCTGCCCAAGGCGCGCCCGCGCATGCGCGACGTCGTGGAGGCGCTCGAGCCCTGCTCGCGCAGAGTCCGCGCCCGCGCCCGTGGCGGCAGCAGCCGAACGGCACCGGGGACGACGAGCCACCGTGGTGTCCTCCTTCCTGGACCTCTACAGAACCATGGCAAAGCGGCGACGGCGACCATGGCGGACAGCGCGCGTGCGTGGGCGACGGCAACCATGCATGGCGGGCGGCAGCAAACGATGGCGGGCGGCGCGGCAGCAAAAGATGGCGGGCGGCGCCGGCGACGCATTTCGTCGAACACGCTGAGCGCGAACGCGATGCGGCCGGCGGGGTGGCCGGGGAGCGGACGTCTGCGGCGTCGGCGAGGCTGA
- the LOC127317395 gene encoding RING-H2 finger protein ATL2 — protein sequence MTTAQSPATAVAAAVAVEKSKHWAPHGPALTACLVSINLLMILLIFFYFWRFFSGKRGPLAPGGADEEAPSADTSPAASPGGSRRLCDPDHPDIASSLPVTVFDSSSDAVGGKAAPECAVCIVEFRDGDQVRLLPRCGHRFHAACVGAWLQLHSTCPLCRASVLAPPPTAAEPKNDDPKDDGGAECPV from the coding sequence ATGACAACGGCCCAGAGCCCAGCgaccgcggtggcggcggcggtggctgtgGAGAAGAGCAAGCACTGGGCTCCGCACGGCCCGGCGTTGACGGCCTGCCTCGTCAGCATCAACCTGCTCATGATCCTCCTCATCTTCTTCTACTTCTGGCGGTTCTTCTCCGGGAAGCGTGGTCCCTTGGCCCCCGGCGGCGCGGACGAGGAGGCGCCCTCGGCCGACACGTCACCGGCAGCCTCGCCGGGAGGGTCCAGGCGTCTTTGCGACCCCGACCATCCGGACATCGCGTCCTCCCTGCCCGTGACCGTCTTCGACTCCAGCAGCGACGCCGTCGGTGGGAAGGCAGCGCCGGAGTGCGCGGTGTGCATCGTGGAGTTCCGGGACGGCGACCAGGTGCGCCTCTTGCCTCGCTGCGGGCACCGGTTCCACGCTGCGTGCGTCGGCGCGTGGCTGCAGCTCCACTCCACGTGCCCGCTCTGCCGGGCCAGCGTCCTCGCCCCGCCACCCACCGCCGCCGAGCCCAAGAACGACGACCCCAAGGACGACGGCGGCGCGGAGTGCCCGGTGTGA